The sequence below is a genomic window from Halomonas halophila.
CACCTTCCGCTGAGCCCGCCGTGCCTAGAGCTTCACCTTGCCGCGCAGCGCCTTGGTCTGGCCCTTCTTGACCTTCTTGTCGACCCGGCGGCGCTGGGAGCCCTTGGTCGGCTTGGTCGGCTTGCGCGCCTTGCGCTGCTGGATCGCCTGGCGGATCAGCTCGCGCAGCCGGTTCAGCGCGTCTTCCTTGTTGAGCTCCAGGGTACGGTGCTCCTGGGCCTTGATCACGATCACCCCGTCCTTGCTGATGCGCTGGTCGGAGAGCGCCAGCAGGCGTTCCTTGTAGAACTCCGGCAGGCTCGAGGCGGGGATGTCGAAACGCAGATGCACCGCC
It includes:
- the arfB gene encoding alternative ribosome rescue aminoacyl-tRNA hydrolase ArfB encodes the protein MLRISNTVEVPDHEIEIHQIRAQGAGGQNVNKVASAVHLRFDIPASSLPEFYKERLLALSDQRISKDGVIVIKAQEHRTLELNKEDALNRLRELIRQAIQQRKARKPTKPTKGSQRRRVDKKVKKGQTKALRGKVKL